A portion of the Anabas testudineus chromosome 22, fAnaTes1.2, whole genome shotgun sequence genome contains these proteins:
- the LOC113148624 gene encoding RNA polymerase II elongation factor ELL-like has product MSALKENQCYGLSSGKLSRGGNVSVFHVKLTDSAARAIGTFQTSKGWSSRATISFSGNQGRITIPCSENRDEVRIFTFGVTNVARDNPHGSFDCVQQLSTGAAGELSGLGVIQKKMTVNATDDSYDKARQSMAQAEEETRSRGAIVIKHGGRYQGKKVTVRPPAPALVNLTKPKPSSQSFHSNNKRGVNMPKVKKGACAPHRKSGGEVQERPLRERVTHLLALRPYKRPDLILRLQKDGLSEEGKDMLDSVLMEVCQPNIRDKTFVLKDSLYKELQKDWPGYTSGDQQLLKRILVRRLFQPQQNLLTVPKAQVSPLRDTPNSSPAHRPKHSLPEEYTDPLASKKPRISHLSNKTASDTSRLRPVEEVAHKDVTEETKDSRQKNSLDPRKLFDSLSAVCQQEKEMAKRLEPTPTAQEKPESTEQHREHDPPPDSDQPPSPLIVPDLNNYTVKRKKGKHKHRDQEKDERRNRKESSDPRGILFDSNVLQADDDTTDYLSKYTVICSQDQRQRYKKDFNNEYKEYRDLHARINSVTQQFMELDTQLKQLHHESHKYKTVHNKILQEYRAIKNSNPNYDKDKIRCEYLHNKLAHIKKLISDYDQQQVSVDHSFPN; this is encoded by the exons ATGTCGGCGCTAAAGGAGAACCAGTGTTACGGACTGTCCAGCGGGAAACTGAGCCGCGGCGGTAACGTCTCCGTCTTTCATGTCAAACTCACTGACAGCGCGGCAAGAGCCATTGGCACCTTTCAAACCAGCAAG gGCTGGTCTTCCCGTGCCACCATCAGCTTTAGTGGAAATCAAGGG AGAATCACTATCCCATGCTCAGAGAATAGAGATGAAGTGAGGATATTCACCTTTGGTGTGACTAACGTTGCCCGTGACAATCCACATGGAAGCTTTGACTGTGTCCAACAGCTCAGCACTgg TGCTGCAGGGGAGCTGTCAGGTCTCGGGGTGATTCAGAAGAAGATGACTGTCAATGCTACAGATGACTCGTACGATAAAGCTCGTCAGAGCATGGCCCAAGCTGAGGAGGAGACACGCAGCCGAGGAGCCATTGTCATCAAACATGGGGGGCGCTACCAGG GCAAGAAGGTTACGGTACGGCCGCCGGCCCCAGCACTGGTCAACCTGACCAAACCCAAACCCTCATCCCAGTCCTTCCACAGCAACAATAAGAGGGGAGTCAACATGCCCAAAGTAAAGAAGGGTGCCTGTGCACCACACAGGAAGAGTGGTGGGGAAGTGCAAGAGCGGCCACTCAGGGAGAGAGTAACACACCTGTTGGCTCTGAGGCCATACAAAAGGCCTGATTTGATCTTGAGACTGCAGAAAGATGGACTGTCAGAAGAGGGTAAAGACATGCTGGACTCTGTACTGATGGAG GTTTGCCAGCCAAATATTagagacaaaacatttgttCTGAAGGACAGTCTGTATAAAGAGCTGCAGAAGGACTGGCCAGGCTACACCTCAGGAGACCAGCAGCTGCTTAAACGCATCCTTGTCAG gAGACTGTTTCAGCCACAACAGAACCTCCTCACTGTCCCCAAGGCCCAGGTCAGCCCGCTGCGAGACACCCCGAACTCCTCCCCAGCACACCGTCCTAAACATTCCCTACCAGAAGAGTACACTGACCCTCTAGCTAGTAAGAAGCCCAGAATATCCCACCTGTCAAACAAAACAGCCAGTGACACATCGAGATTGAGGCCAGTTGAGGAAGTGGCTCATAAAGATGTCACAGAGGAGACAAAGGACAGCAGGCAAAAGAACTCACTTGATCCTCGAAAGCTGTTTGACTCCTTGTCAGCAGTTTGTCAGCAGGAAAAAGAGATGGCCAAGAGGCTGGAGCCAACTCCAACTGCTCAAGAAAAGCCTGAAAGCACAGAACAACACCGGGAACACGACCCTCCACCTGATTCTGATCAACCGCCATCTCCTCTGATTGTGCCCGATCTGAATAATTACACagtgaaaaggaagaaaggcaaacacaaacacagagaccag GAAAAGGATGAGcggagaaacagaaaagaaagctCAG ATCCGAGGGGAATTTTGTTTGACTCTAATGTACTTCAAGCAGACGATGACACAACAGATTATTTATC GAAGTACACAGTTATTTGCAGTCAGGACCAGAGACAGCGCTACAAAAAGGACTTTAACAATGAGTACAAGGAGTACCGAGATTTACATGCTCGTATCAACAGTGTGACTCAGCAGTTCATGGAGTTGGACACACAGCTCAAACAGCTTCACCACGAATCACATAAATACAAG ACGGTTCATAATAAAATTCTTCAAGAGTATCGTGCAATCAAAAAT tcCAACCCCAACTACGACAAGGACAAGATTCGCTGTGAATATCTACACAACAAACTGGCACACATCAAGAAACTTATATCAGATTATGACCAACAACAAGTCAGTGTGGACCATTCCTTTCCCAACTGA